A stretch of the Parus major isolate Abel chromosome 15, Parus_major1.1, whole genome shotgun sequence genome encodes the following:
- the HORMAD2 gene encoding HORMA domain-containing protein 2 isoform X4 has product MLWRSSIYTWLSLQFTPILRQSLKCINSNSSTKRRCPRWTSAAVVVLCKLGVNRSGRDVLWGCSITSKGNHREFVAGQCGKDVKQASRFLLRNLYVLMQDLGPLPNDITLSMKLLYYNDVTPKDYQPPGFMEDGNLGDFLFAGDPVHLRLGSVSTDFHFMKVKMIAEKKRVRKADSNLIQKNGPTEISHQGLDCEEEEEEEEESTKNHPCPVRADYNEHEGDKSDTHPGRNTEASSFCLKDTGRKNKRAVKKMDRMPCSRACQQINLLNLAFSQEEVIGPEKKRKVSEPKKLPLNGREFCSF; this is encoded by the exons ATTTACACCAATCCTGAG ACAGTCACTGAAATGTATCAATTCAAATTCAAGTACAAAAAGAAGGTGCCCCAGATGGACATCTGCAG CAGTTGTTGTCCTGTGCAAACTCGGAGTTAATCGCTCTGGGAGAGATGTTTTGTGGGGCTGCAGCATCACATCCAAAGG CAACCACAGGGAGTTTGTGGCTGGGCAGTGTGGCAAGGATGTCAAGCAGGCCAGCAGGTTCCTGCTCCGGAACCTGTACGTGCTCATGCAGGACCTCGGGCCTCTGCCCAATGACATCACCCTGAGCATGAAACTCCTCTACTACAATGATG TCACACCCAAGGATTACCAGCCCCCTGGCTTCATGGAAGATGGCAACCTTGGTGACTTCTTGTTTGCTGGGGATCCTGTCCACCTGAGACTGGGCTCAGTCTCCACTGACTTCCACTTCATGAAAGTCAAAATGATAGCTGAGAAGAAGAGGGTGAGGAAGGCTGACAGCAACCTGATCCAGAAGAATGGCCCTACTGAGATCTCCCACCAAGGGCTGGACTgcgaggaagaggaggaggaggaggaggagagcacaAAG AATCACCCTTGCCCTGTCAGAGCAGATTACAATGAGCATGAAGGGGACAAAAGTGACACCCATCCAGGCAGGAACACAGAAGCATCTTCTTTTTGCCTTAAAGATACAG GTAGGAAGAATAAGAGGGCAGTAAAGAAGATGGACAGGATGCCTTGCTCAAGGGCGTGTCAGCAG ATAAACCTCCTGAACCTTGCCTTCAGCCAGGAAGAGGTAATAGGAcctgagaagaaaaggaaggtcAGTGAACCAAAGAAGCTTCCTCTGAATGGCAGAGAATTCTGTTCTTTCTGA
- the HORMAD2 gene encoding HORMA domain-containing protein 2 isoform X5, whose protein sequence is MLWRSSIYTWLSLQQSLKCINSNSSTKRRCPRWTSAAVVVLCKLGVNRSGRDVLWGCSITSKGNHREFVAGQCGKDVKQASRFLLRNLYVLMQDLGPLPNDITLSMKLLYYNDVTPKDYQPPGFMEDGNLGDFLFAGDPVHLRLGSVSTDFHFMKVKMIAEKKRVRKADSNLIQKNGPTEISHQGLDCEEEEEEEEESTKNHPCPVRADYNEHEGDKSDTHPGRNTEASSFCLKDTGRKNKRAVKKMDRMPCSRACQQINLLNLAFSQEEVIGPEKKRKVSEPKKLPLNGREFCSF, encoded by the exons ACAGTCACTGAAATGTATCAATTCAAATTCAAGTACAAAAAGAAGGTGCCCCAGATGGACATCTGCAG CAGTTGTTGTCCTGTGCAAACTCGGAGTTAATCGCTCTGGGAGAGATGTTTTGTGGGGCTGCAGCATCACATCCAAAGG CAACCACAGGGAGTTTGTGGCTGGGCAGTGTGGCAAGGATGTCAAGCAGGCCAGCAGGTTCCTGCTCCGGAACCTGTACGTGCTCATGCAGGACCTCGGGCCTCTGCCCAATGACATCACCCTGAGCATGAAACTCCTCTACTACAATGATG TCACACCCAAGGATTACCAGCCCCCTGGCTTCATGGAAGATGGCAACCTTGGTGACTTCTTGTTTGCTGGGGATCCTGTCCACCTGAGACTGGGCTCAGTCTCCACTGACTTCCACTTCATGAAAGTCAAAATGATAGCTGAGAAGAAGAGGGTGAGGAAGGCTGACAGCAACCTGATCCAGAAGAATGGCCCTACTGAGATCTCCCACCAAGGGCTGGACTgcgaggaagaggaggaggaggaggaggagagcacaAAG AATCACCCTTGCCCTGTCAGAGCAGATTACAATGAGCATGAAGGGGACAAAAGTGACACCCATCCAGGCAGGAACACAGAAGCATCTTCTTTTTGCCTTAAAGATACAG GTAGGAAGAATAAGAGGGCAGTAAAGAAGATGGACAGGATGCCTTGCTCAAGGGCGTGTCAGCAG ATAAACCTCCTGAACCTTGCCTTCAGCCAGGAAGAGGTAATAGGAcctgagaagaaaaggaaggtcAGTGAACCAAAGAAGCTTCCTCTGAATGGCAGAGAATTCTGTTCTTTCTGA